tctatcccctctcgttgctatgcatcacctagatggatcttgcgtgtgcgtaggaaattttttgaaattactgcgttccccatcaAATCATACAGGTGAAGAACTCCAACATAAATAGTATATAAAAGTGAAGCAAATGAAAGTTTCTTTTAAGTAAATTCTATGAAAAATATTAGCTATTTATTAGGATTAATAGACTAAATATCCAGACGTTGAGGAAAACAAGTGAAAAAAGAAAGAGTGAATGGACAAAATCAAAAGAAGGGTTTATTGCAAGCAATGTCGACACTACTTTCGACTATGAGTTGTGCACATGCGGTATTGGAGTGGTGGCTCAAGATGAGATGGGCAGGTTCAAGGTAGATTGCAATGAAGAAGTTACTTATGTCATTGACGCGTTGGGACAATAGAAGCTCCAGCCATACGACATGGACTAGCTTTGCCAAATAAATTGGGGTTTAACAATCCAGTCAAGTTGCTTCCAAGCAACAAAGACTCTCCAAGGGGAGGAGTGTCCACAACGGTCGCTCCTTATTTTGGGGGAGGTCTCCGATTAACGTTGGTGTGACAGTTGTTTTGCTACAGTTTTTGTAAAGATAGATTGGAGTAAGTGTTGGGTGTATATCTTGCTGATTTTGACCCGTCTGCTAGATTTTTTATTGCCACCGAAACCGATGCTTCAGGAAGTCACACAAGCTGCTTGATCCAACCATGACATATCAACAAAGGAGCCTCATCGAGAGCGTAATACATAAGACGAGCTAGTGAGGTATAATGAGACTTGAAACCCCACATGCCTGGGAGGGCCCCGTTAATGAGTGCAGCGACAATGTGCTCCCCTAGGTTGGCTTGGCCACCCATAGAGCCTTATAATTCACTACAGTCGATTATGATGAACAACAAAGTATAAGAAGCAAGAAACTAGGGTAAATGATAAATAATACTCACAAAGTAGTAATGGATGtgtttgatcgattgtgtgttgttcaatcgtcTGTAATCCCTCCTATATTTATGGGAAAACTGAAATTTTTTGTGCAAGAAAAGGTTTTAGAATCCTATCTCGGCCCTTAGATCTTGCATGATTCAGACGAGTGCACCCAGAGCCTATGAATCCCTCTGGATGGGCTCTGGGCCAAGTCAACATGTTTCTATATTGGCTAGGAGGGCGTCCGAAACCATTTCGTTTGGTCTTGAAAATGGTTGCACATATCTAGGTTGGTCCGAAGAGCGTAGATGGTTTCACACTTTTAGATTGCCCCGAATGGCGTCATGAGTTTCTAGGTGAACTCATGGCGAGCTATCATCTTGTCCTAATTCACTAGAGGGCGCCCGGAGCCTCCACACGAGATCCAGGCAAGGTGTTGTCAACAAATTGTTTAGGTACCAATTATCAAGTTGTATCTGTTAGTTGATCAAATATATATAAATGCAACTTGATTTAAAAGAAAAGGTTGATCTCTAACTAATTAATTTGTGTCTTTAGTTTGTAATGTCTAGTATGTCCTTGTTTCCATTATGTTTTGCTTCCTTGACGACATCAACAAGGTGGCGATGATGATGCGCTAGAATAAGGTCCCTCCGGCCTGTCACTACCTCAACTATGTCGATCCGGCGCTGACGAATGGCTAGGTCATTTTTTCCATTAGGTGTTGCTTCATTGACGATATCGGGAAGGTGGTGTTGACAATGATATGTTGGAATAAGGTCTCTCCAACCTCTCCCTACCTCGATGGTGTTCAATCCGAAGCTAATGAATGGCTTGTGAGTGTAGGGGCTACCAGATCTGTTAGCCCTTTTTGGATCTTGGCAGTTGGTGTATCAATCAAGAGAAGTAACTGTCTGGCATTTGGTGTGGCGACTTCGGCCTTTTTTCTATTTGCTTTGCGGCATAGTCGGGTTTCTCCAACCCTTGAACCGATGGTGAAGAATCACAAATTTGCGTTGCATGGGAGATCCCTAGCCGACGTTCATTAATCTGTTGTTAGAGATCTTGTTTCTAGTAGTGGATGGCTATTGCGTTATCTAAAGTCTTGTATGAGCGTTTACAGGCGCCTCTTTTCATTACTGTCAGTTTAATACAATTTTCAAGCTTCAATGGACGATGCACAATCGAGCGAGAAAAAATCGATTGGTATGGTTTCCATTGTAATTTTATTTGTTGGTGATCATTTGATGCTTTGTTGTCTTTTCATTTTCATTATGTATTAGTAGCTTTTTGTTTTCAATAACTATATACTCCAGTTATATGTGCTTAACCATTTTGCCCATGTGCACCCGAACTCAAAATAAGTTCCGGCCGCACCAATCCCTTCACACGAGTCACAACTCACAACGAGCCACAAGTTCCGACCTCTCTCCGATCCCCGCCGGCGCCGCTCCCAGCCCCGGCCCGGAATCCTGCCGGCGGTATGCCGCGCGGCCGCGACAAGCCGGCCACCGTACGCGTCTACACAGTATGCGACGAGTCCAAGTACCATTTCCCAGCCCTACCCCGGCATCTCCTCCTCCGCAGCACTGCCGCTAATCCAATCCTTCTCCCTCCCCGCTCGCCGCGGATCCCAAACCAACCGCAGGTACCTCATCGTCCGGAACGTGCCTTCGCTCGGGTGCGGCGACGAGCTCGGCACCCTATTCTCGTCGTACGGGCCGCTGGAAGAGTGAGCCATCCTTCAGCGACCTGAAAATTCACTTATTCTAACGTTTTGCGTTCAGTACCTTCCTTCCGAGTTTCGCTCTCACCATTTTGATATTCCTTTGTGAGTGATGTGTTTTTGTTTTGGTTCAGGTGCAAGGCCATGGATGCCGAGGACTGCGAGGAGTACACCGACGTCTTCTTCATCAAGTTCTCGCAGGTCAGCAACGCGAGGTGACTATTTCTGAATATGTACTGAAAACTGAAGGATGTAAGTAGCATGTTGAATTTGTTGTACTGTCAGTGTTTCGTGCTTATGCAATTGAGTGAAAAAAACAGAGGCTTATTATTCAGCATAATTAATGGAATGAACTGAGGAAAGGTGACTTGGGTAGGCATTCCAGAAGCAAAATTTAATAAGATACTGGTATACTTTGATGCCAGTATGTGTGCCTTTACTTGTGAATTGGGATTACCAAGATGTTAATCAAAGGAAGGGTTTGATTATTCCTTGGACCTTCTTTGAGGGCATGATTTTTAGTTCAGGTATTCTGCTTCAGTCTTTGGCACTTAGGGTAGCAAATCTGGAGCCAATAGTTTTAACAACCACCTGTTTCCTATCTTTTCTTTCATCAAAATTCATACTTCCTAATACCTAATACTTCTTTAAGTGAGGAATTGGCGCTGTAATTTACTCATTTTGCAGGTTCGCAAAAAGGAAGTTAGATGAGTCTGTATTTCTTGGCAACCGGCTGCAGGTGTCATATGCACCTCAATTTGAGAGTATTTTGGATACCAAGGAGAAACTGGAAGTCCGGAGAAAGGAAGTCCTCGGCCGAATAAGATGTATGCCATTTTTTACAAAGATATATCTTCGTCTTAGAATTTATTATTGTGATGACAGTATTTATTCCTTGGTTCTTCAATTGTTTGATTTATATATTTGCTTGCTTCAGCCTCTGTTGGAAGCAGATCAGAACGGTTAACTCAGTATTCTCCAGGGCAGGGATCTTCTAGTGGGAACTTGCATCATCATATGAGCCCCAATAAGAGGTTATTATTTCACATGTTGTCATTTGTTTCCGCTCTTTATTTAGTTCTGCGGTGTACAAATGATAATTAAAAGTTGGTCATAATTTGCTTGTCATATGATATTACATGCAGTTACTTCTTCCATCAAGTTTTTCTGGTCATGCTTTCCCTGAGCTTCTATGCATTTTCTTCTAGAACAATCAATGTGAATATTCAGACCTAGCAGTATCATCCAAACTCGAGATATGGATTCTTTTTTCTAGGGAATAGATCATATACAATCTTATTTTGTCTGAGGATTTGTACTACATCGCTTATACCTAATAAAAGGCTAGAGGTCCAGAAGAATACAGTGTGACTGTTCTCCGAGAAAAAGGTGAACACTTAGGTGACTGCTCGTCTAAAGACTCATCTTATCATCTTCAGGGAATACACAAAGACACTTCATGCTTCTCATATCGAAGATGTTCGTTTCAGTCATGTGTCCTCTAATAAGGTATGTAGTAGTAATACAATTTTCAGGCTGAAAACCAAGTTGTCCATTGATGGAAATTGGGCCATTTAGTAAGCAGACTAGATCGTGCTTTAAGGGAATTTTATTTTTAGAAAAGCTAGGGAGAAGCTCTGGTCAACTAAGATGCATTACTGCTAGAAAGACAGCATTAGTGCGCTTGCTCATGTGAAGTACTCGGCGAGGGCAAAATCCGTAGTAGTTGGAATTGTGGATATCCTGCTGTGTGCAATCTAGCTCAGCTCATTAGTGCGGCACATCATCCATTAGGATTTTCCAACAAACCCCTTTTTACCTTTTCATGGCTTGTGATTTTCTTTCCTTTCATGAAATGCCTTTTGATCAATTTGTGGTGGACTTGCCTTTTGATCGCAGGACTATTTTCCATCCGAGTCGATGATTGCAACTGTAAATCTTGTGAGGCAGAAGCTTGATAAGGTAAAAGTATATATGTGTTACTGTTATGTGTTATCTATCGCCTAACATGCCACATGGATAAGCTAAGagttttattttttttttcaaaataacaGATACAGTCCGGCAGTGATGGTTCCAATGCTGTAgctgcgtccaagaaaccaaaggGTCGATGACCGTAGGCGCATTTGAATCACTGGATGGCGTGGAGCACGCGTTAGGAATTATGTGGCTTACTCCACTTTGTAGCCTTCCCTTTGTGCATCGTCCTACTTGATTCTTAGAAGTTAGAACTGGCCAGCTGAGATTGTTGTACCAGTCTTTTCTCTTTATGCAAATGCCAATTTTCTTACCTGATACAACTTTGAACTTTCGCACCTGATACTTGGTCTttgtaaaaaagaaagaaaaggccaCTGAAAAATAACGAAGCGACGATGATGTTTCTCGAGGAAATACTCACAAAGCAGAAGCATGTTCTTTTTATCGCTGGAGGCATGCTAAACCAAATTAATATTTGTCATTCAGTTTCATCCTGGATTAGAAACAACAAAATTACAAAAATGGTTTTCTCTAGAATGGAAAAGAACAGAGAGGGGCTCAGCGCTCACGTGCTCCCAGGGGACGGCTCAGGCGAAACCCTACCGCTGCCCCTGCACCTCCTCCTATCCAGCCACCCGCCGTTGACGGAGGAAGGTGCCGGGCAAAGCCCTACGTGGTGGACGGCGGCCGGTGGGTCCTCACCACGGCAGGCGCGGATGGCGGAGACGGAAGGTCGAGCATGGTTGACTAGGTGGTGGCACACGAGGGATTCGGGCCCTTATGCCCGGATCTGATGGTCGCAGCGGCGGTTGTCGTTGTATGGGCGACGACATCAGTTGGAGCGGTGTTGGGTGCTCCTTGTAGCGTCCAGAATCAAGGTGGTGGCCCCTCTTCTTCGACGATGGAGGGCTTCGGAGTCGTGTAGGTGACTCAGATGTTGGATCTCGAGCTGGTGACGACCTTTATGAGGCCAGCGGCGGTATGGGACGTCCACTCCATCAACAGATCAGTTTTGATGGGGCTCGGGAGGTGACACACGGAGACATTGAGCAATGCCTGTCGCCGACCAATGAAGCCTCCGATGGATGCACCGTCGTTGGATGCTACACATGACGTCTCATGCGGAGGCGTCAATCATGCCTGCTACCAGCAGGTGCTGCACGGTGTCTCTAGCGGAGGTGTCATGTTTACTCTGTTGCTGCTCGATCGAAAGTGGTGCGACAATGGCGGGAGGCAAGCCGTATGGGACATCTATTTTTTGGTGCCATCTCCAGAGGTATCCGGTTATTGAGGAGTCGGTAGCCGGTTAAGGGATGATGGTACAAATGACTTCAAGGATGACTTTATGCACTTTGGCGGAAACACAAGATCTCTGATCAAGCTGTGTCAACGCACGCATGCGTCGTGTCCTTACTGAAAGTGGTGGACTGATGCTTGGCTTTGGGGATGAGAATGCGCAGTtggaccttgttttggactcgtcACCATAGGCGTATGTGCGGTGATTCCTTCTTGAAGGTATAGCCTAGAAGTTGTGTATTTCTTGTTTTGATTTCGTCTTGTATCATAGGGTTAGTGGCTATCTGATGGAGTTACTGTCGCGAGGCATGCAACCTCGggttttcttttcattttatttttgggtcgacaactccgcctatgttgtctcaatatagttggtcccaagcccgggtaaaggaggagggttgtgataggcttggcgtcccaacgtaaaaactcaaccactcttatggagatgaaaccctaAGCCTACcgcaacttgtttgggactaaaggctttgttgttgttgttgttgttgttgttgttgttgttgttgttgttgttgttgttgttgttgttgttgttgttgttgttgttgtttttgggTCGACATTGTTCAGCTGATGGATTTACATGCTTAATAATATATATGGTTGTGTGCATCGGTTGATGTAGAGGTCGGGGGTtatcctcctttaaaaaaacaTTCATGACCTGGGACGAACTAAGCCCAGCTTACATGGTTAGGTTTCTTGATgtggcgaaccaacctgtggttggatggttaggaaaaCAGTGATATCCCTAGCCCAACAGGTTCAAGTCTTAGACTTGATGTTGGTGcttgcattattcctggatttattccaAACTTCCGGATATGtccgttcagtgggaggagacgttcccatcgactgCGATGCGTCTGTGATGATTTAATAAAATTTCAAGATACTATGTCGTCTCATTCTCTTGGAGGtgttcatagggatagggtgtgagtgtgtgcattcatagaggtgagtgtatgctcACATATGTGAGCGACTTCGATTGTACTATGTAAAAAAAGTGTTTTTATGTGGAACCAACCCATTTAGGTTCAGGTCCTAGACTTTATACTCACATATTTTCTGAATTATTTCGGCTTCTCCCCCGCTATTCTTTCAATGGTACAATGTGCATGTCAATTAAGGATGGAGATTGATAACAAAACCAGAATCACTATGTTCACGTGTAATGGCTGGGAAATACTATCATGGTACAGATTTCCTGAATGCCAAAAAGAAAAAAGGCAGCTCGCATGTTTGGCAAGCAATTTTGAAGGGTAGAACAGTACTACAGCTGGGATTAATCAAAAGAATAGGAGATGGTCTATCCACCAACATATGGAAGGATCGGTGGATACCAAGGATTCCATGAGGCAAGCCAATATTTAAGAGCGAAAAAGTAACTGTGGAGAAAGTTTCAGAGCTCATTAATGATGATGGAAAAAGTTGGAACATTCAAAAATTGAATAGTAATCTATCTCCTATGGAGGTAAATGAAATCCTTAAGATTCCTTTGGGAAGGTTAGACCAAGACCTATGGGCTTGGGGTGAAGAAAGACATGGCATCTACACTGTAAAATCAGCCTACAGAGCTTTAGCAAAGCAGTTTAGGGCTGAAAGTCAACATCATGAAGGAGTTGCACAAAGTTCAACTATTGAAGAGAATAAGTTATGGAAGAAACTTTGGAACTTGTCAATTCCCCCCAAGGTAAAAACTTTCTGGTGGCGTGTTATTAAAGGCTTCATGCCTGTAAAGGCTATATTGAAAAAAAGACACATCAAAAAATTAAGTAACTGTGTTGAATGTGGTGTAAATGAAGATACTATCTTCCATGCTTTGATAGAATGTTCTTATGCCCGAGTTTTCTGGAATTTGTTTAAAAAACTTTATGGCATTAAGCTTCCCAAACTACATCACCTAACTTGGGCCCAAGACATTCTAGATGATGAAGTATGTGCAACGGAAAAGGCAGGATATATTTTGTGTGGCATGTGGTCAGTGTGGACATCACGAAATAATAGAATTCATGGAGATTCCTCAACTAATCTAACTCAAGCTTGCAGGTGGGCGCATGACATGGCATCAGATCTGATGTTAAATGCAAAACCACAAGGAGAAGGAACCAAAACTAAGACCAAGACATACTGGCAACGTCCACAAGAAGGCTACTATAAAATTAATGTAGACGCAGCGTTCAATTCAAAGGATGAAAAAGGAGCTTCAGGGGTAATAATCAGAGACGCTGATGGCACTGTAGTAGCGGCGAGCAGTAAATGGTATGATTCAGTCCCTAATGTTTTAACAGCAGAAGCTTTAGCTTGTAGAGATGGAGCTAAGATGATGAAGATTCTCAATATTCGGCAAGGAACAATGAAGACTGATTCTCAGGAGCTTGTGTCCTTTTGGAGATCCAGAAAACATCATAGAGCTAGCATCTTGTCGATTATCAATGAAATACAAGAGCTAGTAGAAGGATGTAGTGGTTTTGATATTTACCATGTTAAGAGGGAGGCAAATATAGCAGCTCACAAAGTTGCCAAATTTGCTTCTGAATCAAATCCGGAGTGTGCCTGGATACACCAGGTGCCGGATAGCATCCTTCGGTGTACTAGACAAGATTGTAATCATGTTACTAGTTAATGATGAAGCTCTTGTTTGAATCGGAAAAAAAAATGCGTTGTTATGGCGACTTCGTCTATTCGAGGTTGTAAATTGGTTGTACGTGCGTCTTgagctttttttttcttctttgaggGGGGCGTGTGTGTTGAGCCAACAGGAAAAAATAATGCGCCAAGCAGCCGAGGCTAAGGCCCATGTCTCTCAATTTAGGCCCACTTCGTAGAAGAGAAGTCAATGGGCCGAACAGAGCGTGTCATCACCATCCGGCCCAGCCTTCGTCAGTATCCAGAGGCCCCCAGACCTAGCGTGCCGCCGtttagctccaccgccgccgcccgcgaacCCCTCCCCCCGACGAGCGACGCACCCGCCGACATTCAGGCCGTCGCCTCAGTCCCACACACGCCTCCACCATCCAGTCGGCGACCGTCAACCCGCCAACCGCCACCCATGGCAGAGACCAGCGAGAACGAGTACCACACCGACGAA
The window above is part of the Triticum aestivum cultivar Chinese Spring chromosome 2A, IWGSC CS RefSeq v2.1, whole genome shotgun sequence genome. Proteins encoded here:
- the LOC123184823 gene encoding RNA-binding protein 48; translated protein: MPRGRDKPATVRVYTVCDESKYLIVRNVPSLGCGDELGTLFSSYGPLEECKAMDAEDCEEYTDVFFIKFSQVSNARFAKRKLDESVFLGNRLQVSYAPQFESILDTKEKLEVRRKEVLGRIRSSVGSRSERLTQYSPGQGSSSGNLHHHMSPNKREYTKTLHASHIEDVRFSHVSSNKDYFPSESMIATVNLVRQKLDKIQSGSDGSNAVAASKKPKGR